A single region of the Sorghum bicolor cultivar BTx623 chromosome 9, Sorghum_bicolor_NCBIv3, whole genome shotgun sequence genome encodes:
- the LOC8071217 gene encoding B3 domain-containing protein LOC_Os12g40080 has protein sequence MGSTGGNCKRWWDHQDRDCKNNEKMRFHVVADEDSRSFMRIPQEFGSYLRKIISDTIKLNAPNGCTYDIAVCREMGEIVLRSGWDVFADAHNLEQNDYLVFKFCGSSSFKVHIYSSCGGSQKITSCVNPDPEILEDVPPCTTSDHHVPNGNEIPHPGHVQTPACFEYFTSGGSRLTKAQDKKVLEMARTIKSEIPVYVAVMNKSNVDLNGCSIRIPSILMEDVTEEVFKATVKLEASDANLYSVSATRQCNDEIVLQSGWDTFVVAHHVQERDLIIFRHKRNSRLEVFILNPSGHQKNTSWFGMQDVSNTQQMCDDSVEIVEPPHKKVGIIDVSSSSDDEKNVAAYSAKSARRQKQQLGHFAKTRRMASTSCPSIKSEHDRFLLNSNNCEGPTRPPYIISNKVTLSRVQEKMVLEKVQAIRSRFPIYVAVINRSSAAERNNRSRMIFSNEYSRRCLPSATHDLTLQLEGCWGKQWHTLLHVQGGDSRSRGVRRISRGWAQFVRDNRLVLGDICLFEMEKATRCLRMKVHLIPKA, from the exons ATGGGAAGCACTGGTGGGAACTGCAAAAGGTGGTGGGATCACCAAGATAGGGACTGCAAAAACAATGAGAAAATGAGATTCCATGTTGTAGCTGATGAAGATTCCAGGAGTTTTATG CGCATACCTCAGGAGTTTGGAAGCTATTTAAGAAAAATCATTTCTGACACCATCAAGCTAAATGCTCCCAATGGTTGCACCTATGATATTGCGGTTTGTAGGGAGATGGGTGAGATAGTTCTTCGGTCTGGCTGGGATGTGTTTGCCGATGCTCATAACTTGGAACAAAATGACTATCTTGTGTTCAAGTTTTGTGGGAGCTCGAGCTTTAAGGTCCATATATACAGTTCATGTGGTGGTTCCCAGAAGATCACTTCCTGTGTTAATCCAGATCCTGAGATCCTAGAAGATGTTCCTCCCTGTACTACTTCTGATCATCACGTTCCAAATG GAAATGAGATACCTCATCCTGGACATGTTCAGACACCAGCTTGTTTTGAGTATTTCACGTCAGGGGGCTCTCGTTTAACCAAGGCACAAGACAAGAAAGTTTTGGAAATGGCTCGGACAATCAAGTCTGAAATTCCTGTATACGTGGCAGTCATGAACAAAAGCAATGTTGACTTGAATGGTTGCTCTATT AGAATTCCATCTATACTCATGGAAGATGTTACAGAGGAGGTTTTTAAAGCTACTGTTAAACTAGAAGCCTCTGATGCCAATTTATACAGTGTTTCAGCTACCCGGCAGTGCAATGATGAAATAGTTCTTCAGTCTGGATGGGATACTTTTGTGGTTGCTCATCACGTCCAAGAGCGTGACCTCATCATCTTCAGACACAAAAGGAATTCTCGCCTTGAAGTTTTCATCCTTAACCCAAGTGGTCATCAGAAAAACACTTCATGGTTTGGCATGCAAGACGTTTCCAATACCCAACAAATGTGTGATGATTCAGTGGAAATAGTCGAGCCACCCCATAAAAAAGTTGGTATCATTGATGTGAGCAGCAGTTCTGATGACGAGAAAAATGTGGCAGCATACAGTGCAAAATCAGCTAGGCGCCAGAAGCAGCAATTGGGCCATTTTGCGAAAACCAGGAGGATGGCTTCAACTTCCTGCCCATCTATTAAATCAG AGCATGATCGGTTCCTCCTCAATTCCAACAACTGTGAGGGGCCTACGAGGCCTCCCTATATTATATCAAACAAGGTAACTCTATCGAGAGTGCAGGAAAAGATGGTATTAGAGAAAGTTCAAGCAATCCGATCTAGATTTCCAATCTATGTGGCAGTAATAAACAGAAGCAGTGCTGCTGAAAGAAATAACCGTTCCAGAATG ATATTTAGCAATGAATattctagaagatgtcttccgtCAGCAACCCATGATCTGACTCTTCAGCTGGAGGGTTGCTGGGGCAAGCAGTGGCACACCTTGCTGCACGTTCAGGGTGGTGACAGTAGGTCTCGTGGCGTGCGAAGGATTTCCCGTGGCTGGGCTCAATTCGTCCGCGATAATCGTCTCGTGCTGGGAGATATCTGTCTGTTCGAGATGGAGAAGGCCACGAGGTGTCTCAGGATGAAAGTG